The proteins below are encoded in one region of Lepisosteus oculatus isolate fLepOcu1 chromosome 10, fLepOcu1.hap2, whole genome shotgun sequence:
- the LOC107078710 gene encoding uncharacterized protein produces MSFLFCCCSCPAQAENPAERQPLLQPQSARQFRPERHGEKCGRCVVKLVGVPELDQSFVDIADTFNRQQEGHQAMTQSVRRLKSSAGGGPGSSLSDCLEQMKKEHGACNISIQMKGYDFSLVVQPDATSAKLLEAQEQVRRASQGSKSVAAAGTKLQEMISSVLQGEALLSRRVKEASQTYQEQVRVEANLRDNLLEVRRARELSAQYRKEAGALLNEVAQLAGITP; encoded by the exons atgtctttcttgTTTTGCTGCTGTTCTTGTCCTGCACAGGCAGAAAACCCGGCAGAA CGGCAGCCCTTGCTCCAGCCCCAGTCTGCCCGGCAGTTTCGCCCAGAAAGGCACG GAGAGAAATGTGGTAGGTGCGTCGTCAAGCTGGTCGGAGTGCCGGAGCTGGATCAGAGCTTTGTGGACATCGCCGACACCTTCAATCGCCAGCAGGAGGGTCACCAGGCTATGACACAAAGCGTAAGACGGCTGAAGAGCAGCGCCGGGGGCGGCCCTGGGAGCAGTCTGAGTGACTGTCTGGAGCAGATGAAGAAGGAGCACG GTGCCTGCAACATCAGCATTCAGATGAAGGGCTATGACTTCTCGCTGGTGGTGCAGCCAGACGCCACCTCTGCCAAGCTGCTGGAGGCCCAGGAGCAGGTCAGGAGGGCCAGTCAGGGGTCCAAGTCCGTAGCCGCTGCTGGCACCAAGCTGCAGGAGATGATCAGCTCGGTGCTGCAGGGCGAGGCGCTGCTGTCCCGGAGAGTGAAGGAGGCCAGCCAGACCTACCAGGAGCAGGTCCGCGTGGAGGCCAACCTGAGGGACAACCTTCTGGAGGTCCGCAGAGCCAGGGAGCTCTCGGCCCAGTACAGGAAAGAGGCCGGTGCCCTGCTCAATGAGGTGGCACAGCTCGCCGGCATCACCCCCTAG